The Amphiura filiformis chromosome 15, Afil_fr2py, whole genome shotgun sequence region AATTAAGATGGTGTTACATTTCGCTGGATTGAATGACATCAGCCATTTATCCTGCCAGTCTTGGAGTTTAACAAGGTCTTCTTGGAGAGTTGCGACATGGGTGTTGTCCCTCCCAGCAGTGTAAACTAAGCAATCGTCGGCGAAAAGTCTCACCGAGCTTGACAGGTTATTTGGCAAgtcatttatatacaaaaaaaataggAGCGGCCCTAAGACCGTTCCCTGCGGCACACCTGAAAGCACTTTCGGCGATGATTTTTCTCCATCACAAACAACTTGCTGGTTGCGTTTAGTGAGAAAGTTGTTGAGCCAGGCGAGGAGTGAACGCTAATACCATAAGTGTGAAGTTTGGACAAAAGCCTCTCATGCGGCAccttatcaaaggcttttgaaaaGTCTAATATTGCGAGATGGGTAGTGAGCCCTTTTTCCAGGTTTGAGGTTAAATCATGAGCCGTTAGTAGAAGCTGGGTAACTGTTGAGCGTTTGGCCCTAAAGCCATGCTGTTGGTCAACTAGGATGTTCAATTTCTCCAGGTGCTTCATTATGTGCGAATGAATTATATGTTCAAGGATCTTGCAAACAATGCTTGTCAAAGACACCGGCCGGTAATTTTCAGGCTTGCTTTTGTCTCCTTTTTAAAGATCCCAACTATGTTAGCTTCGCGCCACTGCTTCGGTAAAATTCCTTCATCCAGCGAACATTGAAAAAGCTCAGTTAGAATTGGAGCAAGTTCATCAGCGGCTAGCTTAAGAAACCAAGATGGCAGTTGGTCTGGGCCAGGAGCTTTGTTTGGAGATAAAGTTTTCAGCTGTTTAAGCACGCCATCCGAACTTACTAGCAGGCGAGGTATTTCTTCATAGTTCTCACAATCAAGCTTGGGGACATTGTCAGTTTTTTCTTGAGTAAAAACACTAGCAAATTGATGTTTAAGGGCTTCTGCTTTGCCCTTAGCATCACTGATGACACAGTTGTCGACTTTGAGATCAGAGATTCCAACTTCCTCACTTTTAGTTTTTTTAATAAACGTCCAGAAGGCTTTTGGATTTTCCTTGATGTTATCCGACAAGTGATCAGCAATGTACTCCCTTTTTGCCTTTTGCAAACTTCTGCGAGTGGTTTTTTGGATCACTTTGAATCTTTCCCAGTCTTTCTCCGATCTAGATGCCTTTGCTTTATTGTAAAGCCTCTGCTTACAGCGGGTTAATCTTCTGTGTTTCCTGCTGAACCAAGGTAAATCATGCCGGGTAGAGCTCATTTTAGATGGTACGCGTCTGTCCATAATGGCTTTGATTTCATTTTCAAGAGAGTCCCATTTTTCCTGCACAGTGTTGGTATTCATGTCCTTCCAGCTTTGCTGGTATCTAAGAAAATCTTCTTTGATGCCTTTCTCATCTGCCTTCTGTCTGATGAAAACTTTCCTTTTATTGGGCTTTTTCCGCTTTGGTTTGAGGTCAAGATCCACACAAACAATGTCATGATCACCCAGTCCTGGTTCAACCACTGCACTTCTAATGATATTGCTATTGTTCGTAAATACCAAGTCCAAGATGTTGTTCCCTCTGGTGGGTTTTGTAACAAACTGCACAAGTCCATGCTCAACAGTGGTATTTATCAACTTATTAGCTGTACGCTTACATGCCCATGGTATTGGCAGTGTACATAAATTGATCCAATCAGCATTTGGCTGATTAAAGTCCCCACAaatgacaatgttgttatttGGTATTTTGCGGTTGATTTCAGTCAGTGCGTCTTGGAGATGATCAACTGTCAGTGAGTCATCATGCTTTGGTTTGTATACCGTCCCCAACAGCAGAGAGCTTTGACCTTTCAGTTCtatttgattccacaacatttcACCTTCAGATGAAAAGTCTTTCTCTGTGACAATgatgtccttttttttttttttttcaaccccacCATGGTCATCTGTTTTTCTATCCCTTCTATAAACATGGTAGTTTTCAGGAAACATCTCTGAGCTACTGATGTCTTTGTTGAGCCAGGTCTCAGTTCCCTGAATGATATCTGGTTGATGATGATGGATTAATTGTTCAAAGTcagcatttttgtttttaatgctttgaaagttgatgagcaaaattttgagagaGTCCCGCGCATTCACTTTAGACTTTCTCTTTTTAGAATGTTTAGGGTCCGAAGGGCTAATCGGTGAGTCAGTGTCATTCTCTGGTTGACCACCGGAAGTTTCACAAGCAGTACAAATCCAATCAAACGATTTTGTGAGTAGTTGATCGTAGTCCTCCTCACTCATACCAATACAGTCAATATGAAACCACTGTTCGCACAAATCACAAGGTCCCACAGCTAGGTGGTGATTCCGGACATGCTGCTTACAACTGCCACACGGTGCTGTGCAGTTTTCGCAGAACCACTCCTTTCCACCATCCCTAATTTCTTTGAAGATATTCAAATCACCAATGCTAGAACACTTGAAATGTTTCCACTCCTGGCAGTCATTACAACTCACTTTTCTGTGgtttttgtaaattttgcgaTTACATGTGGTACAAACCAGCTGTGTGTTTGGCCCAGGGTTTAAACTGATGTCACCTGCCAGAACAAGGAGAACACACAAGCCAATGTGTTTGTTTGGCTTAGATTTTATCTTGCGGAGAGGAGTATTAAGAGTCAACATGTTACCCCTCGAAGCATTTACATATATGGACGGTCCATTGATGCATTTATTATGATGAACAAAACCCTGATTTGTTATCTGTTCAAGTGAAACGGTATCTCTGTATTTAGCACTGTTCAAGTTTTTCATACCAAGGGTTTCTCTCACCAGTAGTAGGCCAAgagttattttgtaaagtatGATATGGAGATTCATTTTGATGACAAGCTAAGTAGACAATGTTGAAAATGGAGACTGGAGAATTgtcttttttgttaaaaatatctAAGCTACGAACAAGAAATTGCCACTTCCCTTTATTGATGATGTCCTCTTCAAGTCCCAGTTGAATCAAACCACTAAAATAGTACTGAATCCAATCCAAGGCGAAGTCACtttggaatccaagatggctaccTTTCCCGCCACTGGAGGTAATGTGATGTAGGCGTTTCCCCGCAAAAATATGCTTGTAGTTTACAATGTAAGTTGCAGCGATCCCGGAGTTATTCgattaaaaagtttaaaaagacACTtaaatgaacacaaattatccACTAGCGTAAAAACAACGAAAATAGTAGAAGACAATTAGGTTTCCTTTGCTTTCCTCGTCAGTGATGAGTAGTGTAAACTCCGCCCAATTTTGCTACCCGTAAAATGGCAGTCACGCTGTCTTCAGTATACAGTTTAAAAAGTCAGATAAATAATCACGCAAAAGttcacaaatataaatatccacaGTAGTAAAATATCGCAGAAGTTCTCTTGGTAAACGATGATGAATAAAAATACACGTAGAATTGAAAAACTTAATAAATAAATCGCTAAAAAGACGGAGCTATTCCCGAGTACGTCCTGCTCGCGCGCTGCCAAGTCAATGCGTAcatacgttcataccccttcccttaaaggaggattttgtgatcctagcatcctctttttatgacatttttcagtagatatacacgaaaaaagcgtattccccaaatttcagttgattctgattttgcgtttgtgagttatgtataatttgtattacactgctccatagcctggctccataggccactgttgtaatttcgttctggtataccagaacgaaattcaaatttgaccatatttttgctaaatgaattaatttgcaagaaatttttggtatataaacattatgtagccagaggttttcagtggtatgaaaatttcaacttattttgagaaaagtggggggttgaggctgtggatcacgaaatgcccttttaatatagaCGTATGTCTTCTGATTGGATAGAAgtacattaggccaaaaaaaataattgtttgtcttcatagctttgaaagaggaggtgCGGGCAGGTGGATTCTTTTTTTATCCCTGGACCtaactagagctaaatgctagaatcattcatggtgacttaaaataAACACCATATTTTTGTTCCTTCAATAAAGATATAATTTGTGTGAACTCATGTCATACAAATGTAGTctgttaatgatttcaaaatggcttgCTTGTTGAGAATGCCTATTGTAGTGTTTGAAAGAGTAccacaaatgtgacatgatcaaggggaatgagtcacatgtcgaccctggttgaaAATTTGTTTTGCATAAGTTTttaaagaagacatttagagctttctgaaactgaaaaccccatgttgatatgacctttctttgcaaagttacatccaTTTAtccattgctgaaaacaatataaaacaaaagaattttaacactttctttgccaatatctcaaaatcaatattagcgacatccgactcatttcccttgattgtgtcacaaatagTCTAAACAGGCACCTTTGAAAATGTATCCTGTAGTCTGTAGTTTATACTCTGTAGTGTAAGCTTGAACAACTCAACTACTTCTACTACGCATTTTAACCTTTTCAGGTGCACGCTTTATATATTACTATTTCAGTATACTCATATCCTGGTGTTGAATTTAAAATATGGTAATATGGCCTTAATTTTAATTAACATTTTTCTAAAACTATGGTttgtacaggttgtatcaaaatgattcgtaccaatcagttttgatggttattgaaaagcctacttcttccaaatgcaacatgggtcctcttgaaatgacaataatttattgttatatgaatgtttatGATGATTTTATTTAATAAACAAATTATACAGACCCCATGTTACATATTGACgtggcagtcatgtccataatcactggaaactgatggtacTAATCAttatgatacagcctgtacacttTAGCAGGTTTTCATTATTCTTAATAACTTAATCTTAATCAATAACTTTAAAATGGTTCCTAACACTTCAGCTGGTTCTGAATAAACTATCACCTGTAATTGGTAATATGAAACAAGTAGATtatgaataaacaaataaattaataattgattACTGTCATATTCATTTGTTATCCAGAGGTAGAAGATACTTTGcattctttaaggtggtactacacccctgaccatttttttgcctatttttgcctttttctcaaaaaaattagagcgcattggtgacaagtaaagacaacagttgtggagttacagtcaaaaatgagggaaaaccaatatttgatcaataaatcaataactacttggcttgagttgctgaattttcagtgcagtccttgcccctataatatacatatcttacttggcaccaatgcgctataatttttgagaaaaatgcaaaaataggcacaaaattggccaggggtgtagtacccccttaagtttacTTTGCTCAATAAATCATACATACTGGGTGTCCCAAAAAGGTTACATGTTGATTCTTGAATGAACATACCTTCTAAAAGgattttgacttcagatacacTAGACCAAGTTTCAGTGTTACTTGCCTACTGCTTTGGGAAACCCTGTTTACTCTTGAATGGCATCAGCTCCAGATAACGTGGCTACTGCTTTGGTaaaatgggctagtccagttgaaatccatacaccccctatggatgacatgaccttaatctcccacacggggtgtagatttgaaggagtcgcccattcagtaactccatttgaaattcacactccttgtgtgggagattaaggtcatgtctgccatatggggtgtatggatttcaactggcatagtcCATTGTCACAGCTATGCAAATGATGAGATAGTGTCATAGATTCGGCCTCTTTTTGCTATACCTTGATTCACCTCCAGTTTGGTAGCGACATTGATGCTCGCGGTTGCATCGCATGCCTGCTGAAAACTGTTAAAATTTGATACTGTGACATATGTACCAACATCACTACCATATTTGATGTGATCTAAAATTTAGTAGTGTATGACCAATCTATTCAGACATTTGTACCCATCTTACATTCCAACACCAGGTGCAGGGTATGATGTAAATAAGATCACAAAAAGTTTGATAAAtatttcttatttcatcaaaatttatTCTTCAAATATTCAATCTGTTATGATTCAAATTGGCAGTAAACACAGATTACAAAATATTTGGTGAGTCATTGAAAGAATACATGGTAACATGTAAATTGTACTTGATACAATGTTGATACatcttaatgggctgttccattcaaaatccacattctGCATGTGGAAGATTTTACTGCAGTGGGAAATTGATAAAATCAGTTGCCTGCAATAAGAATATGGCTGGAATTCCTCAGTTGGgcagtggatttcaaatggattaactCAGTAACATGTTCCGACAAGTCTTACTATATTAACAggaaaaacatgtaaaattaaaatttcgaACCTCATGAACAAGTACTCCAACATGGAGGAAAATACATCAATAAATTTGGAATCATAAAACATAATTCTATTCAATGATGTtgaaagtttgtttggcttataattggtatCGGGTTTTGTGACTGAGCAAGTCAAAACTCGCGttcgtgtaaattcacataagtgtgcgCCAATCATGCAACACGCAACAGTGCCATGCCCAACAGCgtacatgccattctatatcaacacACAAAGTTATTTTTtctccaattataagccaaacaaactttagtataAAACGGGATGAGTGAAATATGATTTCAATGATGAGTAATGGCAAGCAATACTTACTTCCAGCAAACTTATAGTTATACTCTCTTTAAAAGAAAGGGAAAAGAGCCACAAATGatatatacataattatacacAATATAGTTGTATCTACTCAGAAATTGAAAGATCACATTTTGTTGCTATTCACAAGTTTGAGATGCGTGATGTGTAATTTACCACTAGTCAGAGTCATAGCCAGGGGGAAGCATATGCCCTGTGAACCTTTCTTGGGGGAAGAGGGGACATCTAAATGAGGCTGCATGGTGTAAAAAACAAACTTTCTTTATGTATGATTGCGTAATAACTACCGGCATTGTTATCTTTTATTGAAACATGTGTATGCAATAACACTAGATAAGTAGACACCATGGTCATGGTGACACTcctttacaaaaatatatattaaatctCAGTGTTTTATCCTTTTTC contains the following coding sequences:
- the LOC140172046 gene encoding uncharacterized protein, encoding MLWNQIELKGQSSLLLGTVYKPKHDDSLTVDHLQDALTEINRKIPNNNIVICGDFNQPNADWINLCTLPIPWACKRTANKLINTTVEHGLVQFVTKPTRGNNILDLVFTNNSNIIRSAVVEPGLGDHDIVCVDLDLKPKRKKPNKRKVFIRQKADEKGIKEDFLRYQQSWKDMNTNTVQEKWDSLENEIKAIMDRRVPSKMSSTRHDLPWFSRKHRRLTRCKQRLYNKAKASRSEKDWERFKVIQKTTRRSLQKAKREYIADHLSDNIKENPKAFWTFIKKTKSEEVGISDLKVDNCVISDAKGKAEALKHQFASVFTQEKTDNVPKLDCENYEEIPRLLVSSDGVLKQLKTLSPNKAPGPDQLPSWFLKLAADELAPILTELFQCSLDEGILPKQWREANIVGIFKKETKASLKITGRCL